Proteins encoded by one window of Sphaerodactylus townsendi isolate TG3544 linkage group LG04, MPM_Stown_v2.3, whole genome shotgun sequence:
- the LOC125431690 gene encoding LOW QUALITY PROTEIN: acyl-coenzyme A synthetase ACSM5, mitochondrial-like (The sequence of the model RefSeq protein was modified relative to this genomic sequence to represent the inferred CDS: deleted 1 base in 1 codon; substituted 1 base at 1 genomic stop codon), with product MKTLLKFFRTQLTPCLLLHHQAKRFLASPIASYYEAINRGEQEVPEYFNFASDVLDKWAQVEKDGQKPPNAPDWREXRRQKWSFEELGVRSRKTANLLTGPCGLRRGDRIVTALPRVPEWWLLNVACMRAGLVLIPGTSQLTAKDLSYRLQASKAKCVVVTESLAPAVDSVAHECSSLKTKLIVSEGGREGWVNFKDQFQAAPAEHDCVKTKSEEPMLIYFTSGSTGAPKMAEHSHCSYGIGFAVSGRHLMNLTPSDVFWNTSDTGWVKTAWSSVFAPWINGACVFVHQLAQFKPDIILDTLSKYPITTFCTAPTAYRMLVQHDSKSYTFKSLRHCVTGGEPLNPDVRERWKVKTGLELYEAYGQTETVTICANAKGMKIKSGSMGKALTPYNVQIVDDQGNIQPPGEEGDIAIQIHPKRPFCFFSQYLDNPEKTAATQRGNFYITGDRGIMDEEGYFWFVGRSDDVINSAGYRIGPFDVESALIEHPAVAESAVVSSPDPVRGEVVKAFIILSPDFLSHDPEKLTRELQDHVKRVTAPYKYPRKVEFVRELPKTVAGKIKRNVLRNQEWKKD from the exons ATGAAGACCCTCCTAAAATTCTTCAGGACTCAGCTGACCCCGTGCCTGCTCCTCCACCACCAAGCCAAGAGATTCCTGGCCTCTCCGATTGCCTCGTACTATGAAGCTATAAACCGGGGTGAACAGGAAGTGCCCGAATATTTCAATTTCGCAAGCGACGTTCTGGACAAGTGGGCTCAAGTGGAAAAG GATGGGCAGAAGCCTCCGAACGCCCCAGACTGGCGCGAA TGACGTAGGCAGAAGTGGAGCTTCGAAGAGCTGGGAGTTCGGTCCAGGAAAACCGCCAATCTGCTGACCGGCCCGTGTGGCTTACGAAGAGGGGACCGAATCGTTACCGCTTTGCCTCGAGTCCCGGAGTGGTGGTTGCTGAATGTGGCTTGCATGCGGGCAG GCCTGGTTCTCATCCCAGGGACGTCCCAACTGACAGCTAAAGACCTTTCCTACAGGCTCCAAGCGTCCAAAGCCAAATGCGTTGTGGTCACGGAGTCGCTGGCTCCTGCCGTGGACTCGGTTGCGCACGAATGCAGCTCTCTGAAAACCAAACTGATTGTGTCTGAAGGCGGCAGAGAGGGATGGGTGAACTTCAAGGACCAGTTCCA AGCAGCGCCCGCTGAGCACGACTGTGTTAAAACCAAGAGCGAAGAGCCCATGCTCATCTACTTTACGAGTGGAAGCACAGGAGCCCCCAAAATGGCTGAGCACTCCCACTGCAGTTACGGGATCGGCTTCGCAGTCAGTGGCAG ACACCTGATGAACCTGACCCCTTCAGACGTATTCTGGAACACGTCTGACACGGGGTGGGTCAAGACAGCCTGGAGCAGTGTGTTCGCCCCCTGGATTAATGGAGCGTGCGTCTTCGTACATCAATTGGCACAATTCAAACCCGACATCATACTGGAT ACGCTGTCAAAGTATCCGATCACAACGTTCTGCACCGCTCCGACGGCGTATCGTATGCTGGTACAACATGATAGCAAAAG CTACACATTCAAGAGTTTGCGGCACTGTGTGACGGGAGGGGAACCTCTCAACCCCGACGTGAGGGAACGCTGGAAAGTCAAGACAGGACTGGAGCTCTATGAAGCCTACGGACAAACCGAAACG GTCACAATATGCGCTAATGCTAAAGGGATGAAAATTAAATCAGGCTCAATGGGCAAGGCGTTAACACCATACAACGTTCAG ATTGTAGATGACCAAGGCAACATTCAGCCCCCAGGAGAAGAAGGAGATATTGCCATCCAAATCCATCCCAAGAGGCCATTTTGTTTCTTCTCGCAATATCTG GATAACCCTGAAAAAACGGCAGCCACCCAGCGGGGAAACTTCTATATCACTGGAGACCGAGGGATAATGGACGAAGAGGGATACTTTTGGTTTGTCGGAAGGTCGGACGACGTCATCAATTCTGCCGG GTACCGCATCGGCCCGTTTGACGTGGAAAGTGCCCTGATAGAACACCCCGCCGTGGCTGAATCCGCGGTGGTCAGCAGCCCAGACCCCGTCAGAGGAGAG GTGGTGAAAGCGTTTATCATCTTGTCCCCGGATTTTCTGTCACACGATCCAGAGAAACTGACCCGGGAGCTTCAGGATCACGTCAAACGAGTTACCGCTCCCTACAAGTATCCTAGAAAG GTGGAGTTCGTCCGAGAGCTGCCGAAAACAGTTGCTGGGAAAATCAAAAGGAACGTCTTACGGAACCAGGAATGGAAAAAAGACTAG